One window from the genome of Mauremys mutica isolate MM-2020 ecotype Southern chromosome 4, ASM2049712v1, whole genome shotgun sequence encodes:
- the AMPD2 gene encoding AMP deaminase 2 isoform X4 produces the protein MDGKYKEIAEELFSRSLVESDMRSAPYEFPEDSPIEQLEERRQRLERQISQDVKLEPDILLRAKQDFLKIDSAADLQLYKEQNEDLVDHLPKERDVLLEREFQRVTISGEETCGVPFTDLLDAAKSVVKALFIREKYMGLSLQSFCKTTARFLEELSGKPLETRSYEEIPETPVAADAPVHPPFTDQHPYETCLPEAMPADLGFGLKMVSGVIHVYTKRDVVDRSTELDLPYPDLQEFIADMNVLMALIINGPIKSFCYRRLQYLSSKFQMHVLLNEMKELAAQKKVPHRDFYNIRKVDTHIHASSCMNQKHLLRFIKRTMKKHLDEIVHVEKGKEQTLKEVFETMNLTAYDLSVDTLDVHADRNTFHRFDKFNTKYNPIGESILREIFIKTDNQVSGKYFAHIIKEVMSDLEESKYQNAELRLSIYGRSRDEWDKLAKWAVSHKVHSNNVRWLVQVPRLFDVYRTKKQLANFQEMLENIFLPLFEATIHPASHPELHLFLEHVDGFDSVDDESKPEHRIFNQDSPLPGTWVEEDNPPYSYYLYYMYANMTVLNHLRRKRGFHTFVLRPHCGEAGPIHHLVSAFMLSENISHGLLLRKAPVLQYLYYLAQIGIAMSPLSNNSLFLSYHRNPLPEYLSRGLMVSLSTDDPLQFHFTKEPLMEEYSIATQVWKLSSCDMCELARNSVLMSGFSHKVKSYWLGPNYLKEGSEGNDIRRTNVPDIRVSYRFETLCQELTLITQAVQTAELETIQEEDSLIMSSSLGTQ, from the exons GAGCTGTTCTCCCGCTCGCTGGTGGAGAGCGACATGCGCAGCGCCCCCTACGAGTTCCCCGAGGACAGCCCCAttgagcagctggaggagaggCGCCAGCGGCTGGAGCGGCAGATCAGCCAGGACGTGAA ACTAGAACCCGACATTTTACTCAGAGCCAAACAGGACTTCTTGAAAATTGACAGTGCTGCTGACTTACA gctgtACAAGGAGCAGAACGAGGACCTGGTGGATCATCTCCCCAAGGAGAGggatgtgctgctggagagaGAGTTCCAGAGGGTCACCATCTCCGGGGAAGAGACATGTGGG GTGCCCTTCACAGACTTGCTGGATGCAGCCAAGAGCGTGGTGAAGGCACTGTTCATCCGGGAGAAGTACATGGGGCTCTCCCTGCAGAGCTTCTGCAAGACCACTGCCCGCTTCTTGGAGGAGCTCTCCGGGAAACCGCTGGAGACCCGGTCCTATGAGGAGATCCCAGAGACCCccgtggctgcag ATGCTCCTGTGCACCCCCCCTTCACAGACCAGCACCCCTACGAGACCTGCCTCCCTGAGGCCAtgccagctgacctgggcttcGGCCTCAAGATGGTCAGTGGCGTGATCCACGTCTACACCAAGCGCGATGTCGTGGacag GAGCACAGAGCTGGACCTGCCATACCCCGACCTGCAGGAGTTCATCGCCGACATGAACGTCTTGATGGCTTTGATCATCAATGGCCCCAT AAAATCCTTCTGCTACCGGCGGCTGCAGTACCTGAGCTCCAAGTTCCAGATGCACGTCCTGCTCAACGAGATGAAGGAGCTGGCGGCTCAGAAGAAGGTCCCCCACCGGGACTTCTACAACATCCGCAAG GTGGACACGCACATCCACGCCTCCTCCTGCATGAACCAGAAGCACCTGCTGCGCTTCATCAAGCGCACCATGAAGAAGCACCTGGACGAGATCGTGCACGTGGAGAAGGGCAAGGAGCAGACCCTGAAGGAGGTCTTCGAGACCATGAACCTCACGGCCTACGACCTTAGCGTGGACACACTGGACGTCCATGCG GACCGTAACACCTTCCACCGCTTTGACAAGTTCAACACCAAGTACAACCCCATCGGGGAGTCCATCCTGCGTGAGATCTTCATCAAGACGGACAACCAGGTCTCAGGGAAGTACTTCGCTCACATCATCAAG GAGGTGATGTCCGACCTGGAGGAGAGCAAGTATCAGAATGCGGAGCTGCGGCTCTCCATATACGGCCGGTCACGGGACGAGTGGGACAAGCTGGCCAAGTGGGCCGTGAGCCACAAGGTGCACTCCAACAACGTGCGCTGGCTGGTGCAGGTGCCACGCCTCTT CGATGTGTACCGCACCAAGAAGCAGCTGGCCAACTTTCAGGAGATGCTGGAGAATATTTTCCTACCCCTATTTGAAGCCACCAtccatcctgccagccacccggAGCTACACCTCTTCCTGGAGCAC gtgGACGGCTTTGACAGTGTGGATGACGAATCCAAGCCAGAGCATCGCATCTTCAACCAGGACAGCCCCCTGCCCGGGACCTGGGTCGAGGAAGACAATCCGCCCTACTCGTACTACCTGTACTACATGTATGCCAACATGACGGTGCTGAACCACCTGCGCAG GAAGAGGGGCTTCCACACCTTTGTCCTGCGCCCTCACTGCGGGGAGGCGGGCCCGATCCACCACCTGGTGTCAGCCTTCATGCTGTCGGAGAACATCTCGCATGGGCTGCTGCTCCGCAAG GCGCCCGTGCTGCAGTACCTCTACTACCTAGCCCAGATTGGCATTGCCATGTCCCCGCTCAGCAACAACAGTCTCTTCCTGAGCTACCACCGCAACCCACTGCCCGAGTATCTGTCCCGTGGCCTGATGGTCTCGCTCTCCACTGATGACCCCCTGCAGTTCCACTTCACCAAG GAGCCCCTGATGGAGGAGTACAGCATCGCCACGCAGGTGTGGAAGCTCAGCTCCTGCGACATGTGTGAACTCGCCCGCAACAGCGTGCTCATGAGCGGCTTCTCCCACAAG GTGAAGAGCTACTGGCTGGGACCCAATTACCTGAAGGAAGGGTCCGAGGGGAACGACATCAGACGCACCAACGTGCCGGACATCCGGGTGAGCTACCGCTTTGAGACGCTGTGCCAGGAGCTGACGCTCATCACACAGGCCGTGCAGACGGCAGAGCTGGAGACCATCCAGGAAGAGGACTCCCTGATCATGAGCTCGAGCCTGGGCACGCAGTGA
- the AMPD2 gene encoding AMP deaminase 2 isoform X1 → MSAGAAAPRGKHPFQKRGSLQGPGAAEIHGGLGPRSLQSAHSLPGTLHCLKHFPVDLRTSMDGKYKEIAEELFSRSLVESDMRSAPYEFPEDSPIEQLEERRQRLERQISQDVKLEPDILLRAKQDFLKIDSAADLQLYKEQNEDLVDHLPKERDVLLEREFQRVTISGEETCGVPFTDLLDAAKSVVKALFIREKYMGLSLQSFCKTTARFLEELSGKPLETRSYEEIPETPVAADAPVHPPFTDQHPYETCLPEAMPADLGFGLKMVSGVIHVYTKRDVVDRSTELDLPYPDLQEFIADMNVLMALIINGPIKSFCYRRLQYLSSKFQMHVLLNEMKELAAQKKVPHRDFYNIRKVDTHIHASSCMNQKHLLRFIKRTMKKHLDEIVHVEKGKEQTLKEVFETMNLTAYDLSVDTLDVHADRNTFHRFDKFNTKYNPIGESILREIFIKTDNQVSGKYFAHIIKEVMSDLEESKYQNAELRLSIYGRSRDEWDKLAKWAVSHKVHSNNVRWLVQVPRLFDVYRTKKQLANFQEMLENIFLPLFEATIHPASHPELHLFLEHVDGFDSVDDESKPEHRIFNQDSPLPGTWVEEDNPPYSYYLYYMYANMTVLNHLRRKRGFHTFVLRPHCGEAGPIHHLVSAFMLSENISHGLLLRKAPVLQYLYYLAQIGIAMSPLSNNSLFLSYHRNPLPEYLSRGLMVSLSTDDPLQFHFTKEPLMEEYSIATQVWKLSSCDMCELARNSVLMSGFSHKVKSYWLGPNYLKEGSEGNDIRRTNVPDIRVSYRFETLCQELTLITQAVQTAELETIQEEDSLIMSSSLGTQ, encoded by the exons GAGCTGTTCTCCCGCTCGCTGGTGGAGAGCGACATGCGCAGCGCCCCCTACGAGTTCCCCGAGGACAGCCCCAttgagcagctggaggagaggCGCCAGCGGCTGGAGCGGCAGATCAGCCAGGACGTGAA ACTAGAACCCGACATTTTACTCAGAGCCAAACAGGACTTCTTGAAAATTGACAGTGCTGCTGACTTACA gctgtACAAGGAGCAGAACGAGGACCTGGTGGATCATCTCCCCAAGGAGAGggatgtgctgctggagagaGAGTTCCAGAGGGTCACCATCTCCGGGGAAGAGACATGTGGG GTGCCCTTCACAGACTTGCTGGATGCAGCCAAGAGCGTGGTGAAGGCACTGTTCATCCGGGAGAAGTACATGGGGCTCTCCCTGCAGAGCTTCTGCAAGACCACTGCCCGCTTCTTGGAGGAGCTCTCCGGGAAACCGCTGGAGACCCGGTCCTATGAGGAGATCCCAGAGACCCccgtggctgcag ATGCTCCTGTGCACCCCCCCTTCACAGACCAGCACCCCTACGAGACCTGCCTCCCTGAGGCCAtgccagctgacctgggcttcGGCCTCAAGATGGTCAGTGGCGTGATCCACGTCTACACCAAGCGCGATGTCGTGGacag GAGCACAGAGCTGGACCTGCCATACCCCGACCTGCAGGAGTTCATCGCCGACATGAACGTCTTGATGGCTTTGATCATCAATGGCCCCAT AAAATCCTTCTGCTACCGGCGGCTGCAGTACCTGAGCTCCAAGTTCCAGATGCACGTCCTGCTCAACGAGATGAAGGAGCTGGCGGCTCAGAAGAAGGTCCCCCACCGGGACTTCTACAACATCCGCAAG GTGGACACGCACATCCACGCCTCCTCCTGCATGAACCAGAAGCACCTGCTGCGCTTCATCAAGCGCACCATGAAGAAGCACCTGGACGAGATCGTGCACGTGGAGAAGGGCAAGGAGCAGACCCTGAAGGAGGTCTTCGAGACCATGAACCTCACGGCCTACGACCTTAGCGTGGACACACTGGACGTCCATGCG GACCGTAACACCTTCCACCGCTTTGACAAGTTCAACACCAAGTACAACCCCATCGGGGAGTCCATCCTGCGTGAGATCTTCATCAAGACGGACAACCAGGTCTCAGGGAAGTACTTCGCTCACATCATCAAG GAGGTGATGTCCGACCTGGAGGAGAGCAAGTATCAGAATGCGGAGCTGCGGCTCTCCATATACGGCCGGTCACGGGACGAGTGGGACAAGCTGGCCAAGTGGGCCGTGAGCCACAAGGTGCACTCCAACAACGTGCGCTGGCTGGTGCAGGTGCCACGCCTCTT CGATGTGTACCGCACCAAGAAGCAGCTGGCCAACTTTCAGGAGATGCTGGAGAATATTTTCCTACCCCTATTTGAAGCCACCAtccatcctgccagccacccggAGCTACACCTCTTCCTGGAGCAC gtgGACGGCTTTGACAGTGTGGATGACGAATCCAAGCCAGAGCATCGCATCTTCAACCAGGACAGCCCCCTGCCCGGGACCTGGGTCGAGGAAGACAATCCGCCCTACTCGTACTACCTGTACTACATGTATGCCAACATGACGGTGCTGAACCACCTGCGCAG GAAGAGGGGCTTCCACACCTTTGTCCTGCGCCCTCACTGCGGGGAGGCGGGCCCGATCCACCACCTGGTGTCAGCCTTCATGCTGTCGGAGAACATCTCGCATGGGCTGCTGCTCCGCAAG GCGCCCGTGCTGCAGTACCTCTACTACCTAGCCCAGATTGGCATTGCCATGTCCCCGCTCAGCAACAACAGTCTCTTCCTGAGCTACCACCGCAACCCACTGCCCGAGTATCTGTCCCGTGGCCTGATGGTCTCGCTCTCCACTGATGACCCCCTGCAGTTCCACTTCACCAAG GAGCCCCTGATGGAGGAGTACAGCATCGCCACGCAGGTGTGGAAGCTCAGCTCCTGCGACATGTGTGAACTCGCCCGCAACAGCGTGCTCATGAGCGGCTTCTCCCACAAG GTGAAGAGCTACTGGCTGGGACCCAATTACCTGAAGGAAGGGTCCGAGGGGAACGACATCAGACGCACCAACGTGCCGGACATCCGGGTGAGCTACCGCTTTGAGACGCTGTGCCAGGAGCTGACGCTCATCACACAGGCCGTGCAGACGGCAGAGCTGGAGACCATCCAGGAAGAGGACTCCCTGATCATGAGCTCGAGCCTGGGCACGCAGTGA
- the AMPD2 gene encoding AMP deaminase 2 isoform X2, producing MASEIHGGLGPRSLQSAHSLPGTLHCLKHFPVDLRTSMDGKYKEIAEELFSRSLVESDMRSAPYEFPEDSPIEQLEERRQRLERQISQDVKLEPDILLRAKQDFLKIDSAADLQLYKEQNEDLVDHLPKERDVLLEREFQRVTISGEETCGVPFTDLLDAAKSVVKALFIREKYMGLSLQSFCKTTARFLEELSGKPLETRSYEEIPETPVAADAPVHPPFTDQHPYETCLPEAMPADLGFGLKMVSGVIHVYTKRDVVDRSTELDLPYPDLQEFIADMNVLMALIINGPIKSFCYRRLQYLSSKFQMHVLLNEMKELAAQKKVPHRDFYNIRKVDTHIHASSCMNQKHLLRFIKRTMKKHLDEIVHVEKGKEQTLKEVFETMNLTAYDLSVDTLDVHADRNTFHRFDKFNTKYNPIGESILREIFIKTDNQVSGKYFAHIIKEVMSDLEESKYQNAELRLSIYGRSRDEWDKLAKWAVSHKVHSNNVRWLVQVPRLFDVYRTKKQLANFQEMLENIFLPLFEATIHPASHPELHLFLEHVDGFDSVDDESKPEHRIFNQDSPLPGTWVEEDNPPYSYYLYYMYANMTVLNHLRRKRGFHTFVLRPHCGEAGPIHHLVSAFMLSENISHGLLLRKAPVLQYLYYLAQIGIAMSPLSNNSLFLSYHRNPLPEYLSRGLMVSLSTDDPLQFHFTKEPLMEEYSIATQVWKLSSCDMCELARNSVLMSGFSHKVKSYWLGPNYLKEGSEGNDIRRTNVPDIRVSYRFETLCQELTLITQAVQTAELETIQEEDSLIMSSSLGTQ from the exons GAGCTGTTCTCCCGCTCGCTGGTGGAGAGCGACATGCGCAGCGCCCCCTACGAGTTCCCCGAGGACAGCCCCAttgagcagctggaggagaggCGCCAGCGGCTGGAGCGGCAGATCAGCCAGGACGTGAA ACTAGAACCCGACATTTTACTCAGAGCCAAACAGGACTTCTTGAAAATTGACAGTGCTGCTGACTTACA gctgtACAAGGAGCAGAACGAGGACCTGGTGGATCATCTCCCCAAGGAGAGggatgtgctgctggagagaGAGTTCCAGAGGGTCACCATCTCCGGGGAAGAGACATGTGGG GTGCCCTTCACAGACTTGCTGGATGCAGCCAAGAGCGTGGTGAAGGCACTGTTCATCCGGGAGAAGTACATGGGGCTCTCCCTGCAGAGCTTCTGCAAGACCACTGCCCGCTTCTTGGAGGAGCTCTCCGGGAAACCGCTGGAGACCCGGTCCTATGAGGAGATCCCAGAGACCCccgtggctgcag ATGCTCCTGTGCACCCCCCCTTCACAGACCAGCACCCCTACGAGACCTGCCTCCCTGAGGCCAtgccagctgacctgggcttcGGCCTCAAGATGGTCAGTGGCGTGATCCACGTCTACACCAAGCGCGATGTCGTGGacag GAGCACAGAGCTGGACCTGCCATACCCCGACCTGCAGGAGTTCATCGCCGACATGAACGTCTTGATGGCTTTGATCATCAATGGCCCCAT AAAATCCTTCTGCTACCGGCGGCTGCAGTACCTGAGCTCCAAGTTCCAGATGCACGTCCTGCTCAACGAGATGAAGGAGCTGGCGGCTCAGAAGAAGGTCCCCCACCGGGACTTCTACAACATCCGCAAG GTGGACACGCACATCCACGCCTCCTCCTGCATGAACCAGAAGCACCTGCTGCGCTTCATCAAGCGCACCATGAAGAAGCACCTGGACGAGATCGTGCACGTGGAGAAGGGCAAGGAGCAGACCCTGAAGGAGGTCTTCGAGACCATGAACCTCACGGCCTACGACCTTAGCGTGGACACACTGGACGTCCATGCG GACCGTAACACCTTCCACCGCTTTGACAAGTTCAACACCAAGTACAACCCCATCGGGGAGTCCATCCTGCGTGAGATCTTCATCAAGACGGACAACCAGGTCTCAGGGAAGTACTTCGCTCACATCATCAAG GAGGTGATGTCCGACCTGGAGGAGAGCAAGTATCAGAATGCGGAGCTGCGGCTCTCCATATACGGCCGGTCACGGGACGAGTGGGACAAGCTGGCCAAGTGGGCCGTGAGCCACAAGGTGCACTCCAACAACGTGCGCTGGCTGGTGCAGGTGCCACGCCTCTT CGATGTGTACCGCACCAAGAAGCAGCTGGCCAACTTTCAGGAGATGCTGGAGAATATTTTCCTACCCCTATTTGAAGCCACCAtccatcctgccagccacccggAGCTACACCTCTTCCTGGAGCAC gtgGACGGCTTTGACAGTGTGGATGACGAATCCAAGCCAGAGCATCGCATCTTCAACCAGGACAGCCCCCTGCCCGGGACCTGGGTCGAGGAAGACAATCCGCCCTACTCGTACTACCTGTACTACATGTATGCCAACATGACGGTGCTGAACCACCTGCGCAG GAAGAGGGGCTTCCACACCTTTGTCCTGCGCCCTCACTGCGGGGAGGCGGGCCCGATCCACCACCTGGTGTCAGCCTTCATGCTGTCGGAGAACATCTCGCATGGGCTGCTGCTCCGCAAG GCGCCCGTGCTGCAGTACCTCTACTACCTAGCCCAGATTGGCATTGCCATGTCCCCGCTCAGCAACAACAGTCTCTTCCTGAGCTACCACCGCAACCCACTGCCCGAGTATCTGTCCCGTGGCCTGATGGTCTCGCTCTCCACTGATGACCCCCTGCAGTTCCACTTCACCAAG GAGCCCCTGATGGAGGAGTACAGCATCGCCACGCAGGTGTGGAAGCTCAGCTCCTGCGACATGTGTGAACTCGCCCGCAACAGCGTGCTCATGAGCGGCTTCTCCCACAAG GTGAAGAGCTACTGGCTGGGACCCAATTACCTGAAGGAAGGGTCCGAGGGGAACGACATCAGACGCACCAACGTGCCGGACATCCGGGTGAGCTACCGCTTTGAGACGCTGTGCCAGGAGCTGACGCTCATCACACAGGCCGTGCAGACGGCAGAGCTGGAGACCATCCAGGAAGAGGACTCCCTGATCATGAGCTCGAGCCTGGGCACGCAGTGA
- the AMPD2 gene encoding AMP deaminase 2 isoform X3, translated as MSAGAAAPRGKHPFQKRGSLQGPGAAEIHGGLGPRSLQSAHSLPGTLHCLKHFPVDLRTSMDGKYKEIAEELFSRSLVESDMRSAPYEFPEDSPIEQLEERRQRLERQISQDVKLYKEQNEDLVDHLPKERDVLLEREFQRVTISGEETCGVPFTDLLDAAKSVVKALFIREKYMGLSLQSFCKTTARFLEELSGKPLETRSYEEIPETPVAADAPVHPPFTDQHPYETCLPEAMPADLGFGLKMVSGVIHVYTKRDVVDRSTELDLPYPDLQEFIADMNVLMALIINGPIKSFCYRRLQYLSSKFQMHVLLNEMKELAAQKKVPHRDFYNIRKVDTHIHASSCMNQKHLLRFIKRTMKKHLDEIVHVEKGKEQTLKEVFETMNLTAYDLSVDTLDVHADRNTFHRFDKFNTKYNPIGESILREIFIKTDNQVSGKYFAHIIKEVMSDLEESKYQNAELRLSIYGRSRDEWDKLAKWAVSHKVHSNNVRWLVQVPRLFDVYRTKKQLANFQEMLENIFLPLFEATIHPASHPELHLFLEHVDGFDSVDDESKPEHRIFNQDSPLPGTWVEEDNPPYSYYLYYMYANMTVLNHLRRKRGFHTFVLRPHCGEAGPIHHLVSAFMLSENISHGLLLRKAPVLQYLYYLAQIGIAMSPLSNNSLFLSYHRNPLPEYLSRGLMVSLSTDDPLQFHFTKEPLMEEYSIATQVWKLSSCDMCELARNSVLMSGFSHKVKSYWLGPNYLKEGSEGNDIRRTNVPDIRVSYRFETLCQELTLITQAVQTAELETIQEEDSLIMSSSLGTQ; from the exons GAGCTGTTCTCCCGCTCGCTGGTGGAGAGCGACATGCGCAGCGCCCCCTACGAGTTCCCCGAGGACAGCCCCAttgagcagctggaggagaggCGCCAGCGGCTGGAGCGGCAGATCAGCCAGGACGTGAA gctgtACAAGGAGCAGAACGAGGACCTGGTGGATCATCTCCCCAAGGAGAGggatgtgctgctggagagaGAGTTCCAGAGGGTCACCATCTCCGGGGAAGAGACATGTGGG GTGCCCTTCACAGACTTGCTGGATGCAGCCAAGAGCGTGGTGAAGGCACTGTTCATCCGGGAGAAGTACATGGGGCTCTCCCTGCAGAGCTTCTGCAAGACCACTGCCCGCTTCTTGGAGGAGCTCTCCGGGAAACCGCTGGAGACCCGGTCCTATGAGGAGATCCCAGAGACCCccgtggctgcag ATGCTCCTGTGCACCCCCCCTTCACAGACCAGCACCCCTACGAGACCTGCCTCCCTGAGGCCAtgccagctgacctgggcttcGGCCTCAAGATGGTCAGTGGCGTGATCCACGTCTACACCAAGCGCGATGTCGTGGacag GAGCACAGAGCTGGACCTGCCATACCCCGACCTGCAGGAGTTCATCGCCGACATGAACGTCTTGATGGCTTTGATCATCAATGGCCCCAT AAAATCCTTCTGCTACCGGCGGCTGCAGTACCTGAGCTCCAAGTTCCAGATGCACGTCCTGCTCAACGAGATGAAGGAGCTGGCGGCTCAGAAGAAGGTCCCCCACCGGGACTTCTACAACATCCGCAAG GTGGACACGCACATCCACGCCTCCTCCTGCATGAACCAGAAGCACCTGCTGCGCTTCATCAAGCGCACCATGAAGAAGCACCTGGACGAGATCGTGCACGTGGAGAAGGGCAAGGAGCAGACCCTGAAGGAGGTCTTCGAGACCATGAACCTCACGGCCTACGACCTTAGCGTGGACACACTGGACGTCCATGCG GACCGTAACACCTTCCACCGCTTTGACAAGTTCAACACCAAGTACAACCCCATCGGGGAGTCCATCCTGCGTGAGATCTTCATCAAGACGGACAACCAGGTCTCAGGGAAGTACTTCGCTCACATCATCAAG GAGGTGATGTCCGACCTGGAGGAGAGCAAGTATCAGAATGCGGAGCTGCGGCTCTCCATATACGGCCGGTCACGGGACGAGTGGGACAAGCTGGCCAAGTGGGCCGTGAGCCACAAGGTGCACTCCAACAACGTGCGCTGGCTGGTGCAGGTGCCACGCCTCTT CGATGTGTACCGCACCAAGAAGCAGCTGGCCAACTTTCAGGAGATGCTGGAGAATATTTTCCTACCCCTATTTGAAGCCACCAtccatcctgccagccacccggAGCTACACCTCTTCCTGGAGCAC gtgGACGGCTTTGACAGTGTGGATGACGAATCCAAGCCAGAGCATCGCATCTTCAACCAGGACAGCCCCCTGCCCGGGACCTGGGTCGAGGAAGACAATCCGCCCTACTCGTACTACCTGTACTACATGTATGCCAACATGACGGTGCTGAACCACCTGCGCAG GAAGAGGGGCTTCCACACCTTTGTCCTGCGCCCTCACTGCGGGGAGGCGGGCCCGATCCACCACCTGGTGTCAGCCTTCATGCTGTCGGAGAACATCTCGCATGGGCTGCTGCTCCGCAAG GCGCCCGTGCTGCAGTACCTCTACTACCTAGCCCAGATTGGCATTGCCATGTCCCCGCTCAGCAACAACAGTCTCTTCCTGAGCTACCACCGCAACCCACTGCCCGAGTATCTGTCCCGTGGCCTGATGGTCTCGCTCTCCACTGATGACCCCCTGCAGTTCCACTTCACCAAG GAGCCCCTGATGGAGGAGTACAGCATCGCCACGCAGGTGTGGAAGCTCAGCTCCTGCGACATGTGTGAACTCGCCCGCAACAGCGTGCTCATGAGCGGCTTCTCCCACAAG GTGAAGAGCTACTGGCTGGGACCCAATTACCTGAAGGAAGGGTCCGAGGGGAACGACATCAGACGCACCAACGTGCCGGACATCCGGGTGAGCTACCGCTTTGAGACGCTGTGCCAGGAGCTGACGCTCATCACACAGGCCGTGCAGACGGCAGAGCTGGAGACCATCCAGGAAGAGGACTCCCTGATCATGAGCTCGAGCCTGGGCACGCAGTGA